GCCGGACGTAGTTCTCGAGGACGGTCGCCGGCCGCGGGTCCTCGATCAGGAAGTCGGCGAGATCGGGGTGCTGGTCGGCCCAGCGAAGCAGCCCGCGCGGGTACAGCGGCCCGTCGAGCACGAGCAGGTCCTCGACGTCCCCGGCGTGGTCGCGGGCGTGGGTACTTTCTGCGAAGTACAGCGCGAGCGCGTGGACGATCCCCTCCGCGAACTGCGGAAGCGGCGGCACCTTGACGACCCGGCTCCGGCTGTAGTCGTCGTCGAATGTGCCCCACGTCTCGTCGACGGTCATCGTCTCGTCGTTCGAGTGAACCGTCGCGACGACGGTCCGCGAACGGTGCAGGTCGAGGTCGCTCGGGGTCGCGCTCATCGCCGCCTGCGCGATGTCGATGACCAGCCCGTTCTTGAACGTCGTCGGGTTGATCGTCCCGGCGTCGAGGCCGTGTTCGGTCGGGAACGGCCGCTCGCAGAGCGCCACGTCCTCGCAGTCGACGACCCGCCGAGCGCGGTCGCCGACCGGCTCGAGGATCGTCCGGCCGTCCTGGACGAGCGGGTCGAGGAACTCGTTCCAGACGGTCTCGGCGAAGGCTCGGTGGTCGCGCTCGTCGGCGCCGTGATCGATCCGCCCCGCGAGCTGGGCGATGCCGTTGAAGTGGACCGGATCGAGTGTCATGACAGTGGGCTCCCGCCGCACTCCCAAATATCCAGTGGTCGGTGACTCTCTCGATCCCCGACAGTCGCGATCGGGGTTTCGGGGCGGTCTCCGCTCCGCGGGCGACGATCGACGGACGACAACGACAGCTAGTTACGCCGGGCTGGTTACACGTCGGATATGGAAGCTGCGCTGATCGTCCTCGACGGCTGGGGGCTCGGTGACGATACCGGAAGAGATGCGGTCAAAGCGGCCGACACGCCGGTGTTCGACCGGCTGTCGGATGCGGGCGCGAGCGGTCGTCTCGAGGTCGCCGGTCGGCGCGTCGGACTCCCCGACGGGCAGATGGGTAACAGCGAGGTCGGTCACCTCAACATCGGTGCGGGTCGCGTCGTCTACCAGGAGTACACGCGAGTTTCGGACTCGGTCGCGGACGGCTCGTTCCGGGAGAACGCCGCCATCGACGGAGCGTTCGAGACCGCCCGCGAGAACGACGGGCGCGTCCACTTCCTCGGACTCGTCAGCGACGGCGGAGTCCACTCGGATCACGAACACCTCCACGCGCTGATCGAACTGGCCGGCGACCGCGACGTCGAGGCCGTAACACACGCGATCACGGACGGCCGGGACACCTCGCCGACCGGCGGCCGGGAGTACCTGGCCGAACTCGAGGACGTCGTCGACGAGCACGGAACCGGCGACGTCGCCACCGTCTCGGGCCGGTACTACGCGATGGACCGCGACCAGAACTGGGAGCGGACGAAGCGCGCTTACGACGCCATCGTGAACCGCGAGGCGAAGTACGAGGCGGCGTCGGCGGTCGAGGCGATCGAGAACTCCTACGACCGCGGCGAGACCGACGAGTTCGTCGAGCCCACGCTCGTGAGCGGCGGATCTGCGCTCGAAGACGGCGACAGCGAGACGCCGGAGGCGTCTCGAGCAGCCGGAGTCGAAGACTCCGGCGACAGCGCCGAGCAAAGCTCGGCTGGCAGCCATCTCGCGTTGCGAGATGGCGATTCGGTCGTCTGGTTCAACTTCCGCTCGGACCGGGCGCGACAGCTCACCCGGATGCTCGCGGACGTTCGCTCCGAGGACTGGGCGAACGAACTCGAGACCAGTCCCCCGAATGCCGAGGTCGTGATGCTGACCCAGTACGACAAGACGTTCGGCCTCCCGGTCGCGTACCCGCCGAACCAGCCCGAGAACGTGCTGGGCGAGGTGCTCGCCGACGCCGGCAGGACCCAGCTCAGAATCGCCGAGTCGGAGAAGTACGCCCACGTCACCTACTTCCTGAACGGCGGCCGCGAGGTCGAGTTCGACGGCGAGGTCCGGAAGATCGTCGAGAGCCCCGACGTGCCGACCTACGATCAGCAGCCCGAAATGAGCGCCCCCGAAGTGACGGATACCGCGATCGACACGATAGAGTCCGACGATCCGGACGTACTCGTGCTCAACTACGCCAATCCGGACATGGTCGGCCACACGGGCGACTACGAGGCGGCGATCGAGGCCGTCGAGGCGGTCGACACCCAGCTCGGTCGACTCGTCGACGCGCTCGAGGCGGCCGGCGCTCACGTCCTTATCACTGCGGACCACGGCAACGCCGACGACATGGGCACCGAGGAGGATCCGCACACCGCACACACCTACAACGAGGTTCCGTTCGTCTACGTCGCACCGGACGGCACGAGCGGCCACCGTTCGGTTCGCGACGGCGGCACGCTCGCGGATATCGCGCCGACCATCCTCGAGTTGATCGACCTCGACCAGCCCCCGGAGATGACCGGCGAGTTGCTGCTCGAGTAGCGTCCCGAACGTACGAACCGGTCCGGAGGGGACTATAGTCCTCATATGAACGTTCAATAGTCCGAGCGCTCGCTCTCGGAACAGAGTCGACATGGCTACGTCCGATACTCCGACCGAAACTGATAGCGCGGTCGTCGACGCGTACGTCCTCGACGTCAGAATTCTCGAAGTCGACGAGGGAGACGGGGCCGATCTGCGGTACCGGTTCGACGCGCCCGAACACGCGACGATCGTGTTCGACGACCTCGAGGAGGCCCGGTTGTACGCCGACGTCTACTTCGACGTCAACGGGTTTGTCGAGGCCGATACCGGGACCCGCGGCGTCCCCCCGGAGGTGGTCCAGGCCGGCAAGGACACCCTCGCCGCGTACCTCGTCACGCTGCCCTGGGCCGACGTCAACTGGGTCGCCTCCTTCTACGGCGCGACGCCGACCGAGATCGAGCGCTACCTCTCGTGGGTCCGCGAGCGCGCCGAGGGGATCCGCACGCGGGCCGCGGAAGCGGGTCTCGAGTAGCGCTCCCGAACCGCCTCGCTCTTTTCGCGTTCGTCGATGCGTTCCCTCGAGCCGCGTCGCCGGGCATCCGTGTCGATCCAACGGATCGGAACAGCCCCGGGCGACCGACGACGGGGAGAACTATGTACCAGACAGTAAGGTACAGACCGCTCGGTTTCGGTCCGAACGGGCACGTAAGACGATAGTTCCCTCATATAATATTTGAAATAATAACCGTTCCCTGAACCGAACGCATGGTAGAATACACCAGGCGAACGCTGATCGCGTCGTCGACGGCGGCCGCACTCGGGGTTGAAACGTTGGGAGCGGCGGCCGAGGGGGCCGACGAGCACGACACACCCCACGCGCCGTTCGTGGACGGAGACATCACGCGATTCTCGACGACTGCCCGGGGCGCCGAGGTTACGGGTCCGTTCGTCTTCGAGACGGGCGAGTTGCTCTACAGCCTGCAGGCGCCGAGCGAGGACAACCCCGAACCGTTCGACCGCGGCGGGGTCGGGGTCTTCGACGACTTCCAGTTTACGTTCGACGGAAAGACCGACGAGTTCGACGAGCTCGAGCCCCCGCGCACGGTCGAGGAGCAGGGGCGGGTACTCTCGGCGGCTGGGGAGTACCGGTTGCTCGTTCAGGAGGGCGATCCGATAAACGGCGGCACCGAGCGGTTCGGCCACCCCCAGACGCCCGACGGCGAGGACGTCGCCGACGTCGTCGACGAGAGCTACGAGGGCGTCGGGGGCGTCACCGACATGAACTTCTTCGTCTCGACGAACGACGACGGGACCGAGGGCTACCTCTTTACGAACAACGAGACGCGACCCGGCGCGATCACCCGGACCCCGCTCAGCCGCGAGAGCGGTCGCTGGGAGGCCGATCCCGAGAACGCGATGGAGCTCGAGAACACCGACGCGTTCCGCGAGATCGGCGGCACGAAGATCAACTGCTACGGCGACCTGAGCCCCTGGGAGACGCCGATGTCGGCCGAGGAGGAGTACGGCCACCCCCGCGTCAACGGGATCGACGCGGTCAGCGACATCGTCGAGGCGGGGAGCGGGGTCGGTCTGCGCGGGGCGAGCGAGTTCTGGAACCGACCTAACGTCGCCGACCTCGAGAACGCCCTCGAGGAGATCTTCGGTGATGACGCCTGGACGCCGATGGGGCTGTGGGCCAACACCGGAACCGAGAAGCTCGCCTACCACCTCGGCGCGGAGCCGGTCGATCAGGTCGACGGCGAGGACACGCTCGCGCCGATCGGCGACGCGGCGTTCCCGAACCGCTATCGGTACGGGAAAATCGTCGAGATCACCGAGCCGACCGCCGACGAACCCGTTCCGGTCAAGCACCACGTCTTCGGGCGGGCCGCCTGGGAGTGTCCCGAAGTGTTGCCCGACGAACGGACCGTCTACCTCGCCTCGGACGGCGGCGCGAAGGGGATCTACAAGTTCGTCGCCGACGGGGCGATTCCGGACTACGACGATCGGATGGACGTCCGCGGGACGCTGTACGCCATGAAGGCGACCCAGCTCGGGAACGGGCCGGTCGGCGCGACGGACCTCGACGTCGAGTGGCTCGAACTCGGCACCGCAAGCAACGCCGAGATCGAGTCCTGGATCGCCGACTACGACGACGTCACCCAGGTCGACTACCTCGAAACGCACGCCCAGACCGACTGGGAGGACGACCTCGAGGCAGCCCTCGCGGAGGCCGACGAGGAAGTCGCCGTCAACGGCAACCGGGACTACATCACCGACGACGAGATCGTCGAGTGGGCCGCCCAGTACGAGGCGCACGGTCCCGACTGCGTCGACGAGGAGCTCCGTCGGGTTCCCTTCCTCGAGACCCGCGCGGCCGCCAAGGAGATCGGCGCCAGCGTCGAGTTCAACAAGGCCGAGGGGATCGACTCCCACGACGAGGCCGAACCGGGCGACCCCATCTACTTCGGGATCTCGTCGCTCGGCGGCGCCACGACCGACGAGCACGGCGAGTTGCGGTTCGACGAGGTCGACAGCGGCGTCGTCTACCGCGCCGAGCTCGAGGACGACTACGACGTCTCCCGGCTCGAGCCCGCCGTGGTCGGCCCGAACGCGAGCGATTCGGAGTCGCTGAAGGACGTCTCGCTGATCAACGTCGACAACGTCATGGTGATGGACGACGGCCGCGTACTGCTTTGCGAGGACAAGGGGAGCTTCGGCCGCTCGTACCCCAACGACGCTCTGTGGGTGTACGACCCCCCGGCTCGAGGCTCCGCCCGTGCCGACCGCGAACGGGAGCGTTGAGATCCGGGTCGCGGTCGTGAATTCCGGCTCGCGCTCGAACCGACGGTCGCCTCAACTGCGGTAGACCCCTGTCGGGCGCGGTGAACGGACGGCCGACGCGTCCGTCGGCCGAACCCGATCGAACTAGAGATTTACTTTCTCGACTTGAGAACGGTTCGGATACAGGAGACGACTCCAACCGACGATTCGCTACAGATAGCGTCCACGCCGGCCAGGAACCGGATCCGACGACGGGGGCGCGAGCGCCCCGCTCTACCAGACGACCTCCTGCGAGTTCGAGGATACCGACCACGCGGCCGCGCTGTTCGGCTTCGAGCGAGGACGTGATCGCCGATCTGGATCGGGCGATCGAGGCGGCCTGATCGCGACCGCGACGCCGTCCTCGCGGGAGCCGTCGAAACTGACCGGACTGCACCCGACGATAACCCCGTGGGACGCGGATACGTCTCCGCCGATGCTCGCACGCGCCCGAACCGGCGACCACGCGATCGAGGGGGCCAATCGACCCGGCGTAACCGTTTCCGTTTCCGCGGCAACGGATCGGTTCGACTCAGACGATCCGATTCGTCATCTCCTCGCGGTCGCCCGCGACGAAGCGCTCGTAGTTCTCGCGAACGATCGCCGCGACGCGCTCGTAGTACTGCGGCGTCGATCCCGCCATGTGGGGCGTCACGAGGACGTTCGAGAGGTCCCAGAGGGGCGACGACGCCGGCAGGGGCTCTTCCTCGAAGACGTCGAGTGCGGCACCGGCGATGCGTCCCTGCTGGAGGCCCTCGGTCAGCGCCGCCTCGTCGGCGACGCCGCCGCGGGCGACGTTGACGAGAACCGCGTCCTGGGGCATCGTCTCGAGGGCCGATTCGTCGATCAGTCCCCGCGTCTCGTCGGTCAGCGGACAGGCGAGGACGAGATAGTCGGCCCGCCGGAGCACCTCGTCGACCTCGTCGGCCGGGTAGGCGTCGTCGACCGCCTCGGGGACCGTCGAGAGGTCGCGTTTGGTGCCGATCACGTTCGAACCGACGGCGGCGGCGAGGTCGGCGACGCGGCCGCCGATCGCGCCGAGGCCGACGATCCCGACGGTCTTACTCGCCAGTTCGCCGCCCTCGGTCCGGCGCCAGACGCTCTCGTCCTGTTGATCGCGGGCGGTGAGCAGCTCCCGTTCGAACGTCAGCATCGAGCCGAGGACCTGTTCCGCGATCGGCTGGGCGTGGACGCCGGCAGCGGTGGTCAGGACGATGTCCGCCTCCTCGAGCGCCGCGAGGTCGTAGTGGTCGTAGCCGGCGCTGGTCGCCTGGGCCCACTCGAGGCGGTCGGCGCGGTCGCGCCACTCGGGCGGGAGTCGGGGCGTGAGTGCGACGGTCGCCGTCTCGAAGCCGGCGCGGGTTTCGGCGGGCGTCTCCGCGACCGTGATCGAGGCCCCGTCGAGACCCGCGAGTTCGGACTCGAGGGTGGCTTTCGACTCGCTCGAGTACGGGTGCGGGATCAGGAGTTCGTGGTCGGCCATGACGTTCGGTGCGCGACGGGGGGAGTCGGATGTTTCGCTTCCGGTCCGTCGGCCGCGTCGTCGATCGCGAGCCGACCGGCCCTCGAACGGCCTCCGTGCGCTCGAGTGACGCAGCACTTATCGTGATAAGCCGTCACCGGTAGTGATATGTGGTCGCACACGGGACGGGAGGGAGCGCTATGAGCGCCGTCGGGACGCTCGAGCGGATCGGGCGGTTCACGAGCAAGTACTTCGTCGTCTGGATGCTGATCGCCTCGGCCGCGGCACTGTACGTGCCGGACGTGTTCACACCCATCGGGGAGTACATCCCGCCGATCCTGGGCGTCATCATGCTCGGGATGGGGTTGACGCTGACGCCGGCGGACTTCCGGCGCGTGCTCGAGCGGCCCCGTGACGTCCTGATCGGCGCGACCGTCCAGTGGCTGGCGATGCCGCTGGCCGCCTACCTGCTCGTTATCGCGCTCAGTCTCCCCTGGGAGATCGGGCTGGGCCTGCTTCTCGTCGGCGCGGCGCCCGGCGGCACGGCCTCGAACGTGATGACCTACCTCGGCCGCGGCGACGTCGCGCTCTCGGTGACGATCACCTCGGTGACGACGGTCGCGGCGCCGCTGGTGATGCCCGCGTGGATCATCCTGCTCGCGGGCGAGTCGATCACGGTGACGTTCGGAGCGCTGGCCAGGGAGATCGTCCTGATCGTGCTGCTCCCCGTCGTCGCGGGGCTCGTTCTCCGGTCGCTGCTTGACGCGCACGCGCCGACGGCGGCGAAGGTCGGCCTGTCGATCTTCCCAGCGATCAGCGTCGTCGCGATCGTCGTCATCGTCGCGGCGATCGTGGCGCTGAACGTCGAGGAGATCTGGACCGTGAGCGCCGTCGTCCTGCTCGCGGTCGTCGCTCACAACGCGATCGGACTGGGCGCCGGCTACGGGGTCGGAGTAGCGACCGGCATGCCCGAAGATCGCTCGCGGGCCTGCGCGTTCGAGGTCGGTATGCAGAACAGCGGACTGGCGGTGGCGCTGGCGGTCGCGTTCTTCGAGCCCATCGCCGCGTTGATCCCCGCCCTGTTCAGCGTCTGGCACAACGTCAGCGGGTCGGCGCTCGCGAATTACTTCACCCGGCGCGAAGACGATCCGTCCCCCGACTACGAGCGCTCGGTCGGCGCCGACTGACGGCGGCTTTGCCGCCTCGAGTTCGGTGAAACGGCCGTTTGACCTTACAGGAGAGCTTTAGGCCGCTCTCTCGTCGCTTCCAGTCAGATGAACCGACGCACCGCCCTGACGCTGTCCGGTACCGCGGCCGCGACCCTCGTCGCCGGTTGCCTCTCCGACGTCGCCGACTCCGGAAGTACCGGCGACGGCGAACTCGACGACGATCCCCCCGACAAGAGCGAGCCGACCGATCCGGCGGACGACGTCGCCAGATACGTCGCTGCACTCGAGGACGCACCGCTGACCGACGAAACCGAACACGCGACCCTTCGGGTCGAACTCGTCGATTCGGTGATCGCGCCGGACGACCCCGTGCGGTTCTCTGCCACGCTGACGAACACGACCGACGAGACGCTCGTCGTCAGCTCAGGTGCACCCGCCCCGTTCGGCGTCGTCTGGGCGAGTCGGGCGGACGGCGATGACTACGAGAACGCCGTCACGCTCTGGACCGACGACTACGAGGACTCCACGCACGTCGGCACCGACGGCAAGCGCGTCGAGATCGTCAACGACATCGGTCTCTTGGAGGAGGTAGCGGCCGGCGAGACGCTCGAGCAATCGTTCGAACTGCACCCGGAGACGCCGAACCTCGCGGCCGGCGAGTACGTCGGCGAGATCGGCTGTAGCGTCTGGCCGGAAGACGACGAGGAGAACGGCTACGGGCTGAACGTTTCCCTCTCGTTCTCGCTCGAGCAGGCCGACGACGCTCAGCCGACCGACGGCTCCAGCGCAGCGTACGAGGTCGCCGACGAGGCGCCGTCGCTCGATTCGGACGCCGACGAGGGGGAAAACGTCGTTCTCGCCCTCGAGAGCGAAGCGGACGCGGAGGTGACGTTCGAGTACGGCGACGCCGACGCGGTCGAGGCGTTCGTCGCGGAGACCGACTTCGAGACGGAGACGCTGGTTTACGTCCGAGGCGAAGCCCCGCAGGAGTGTTACCGGGCGGCCGTTCGGTCGCTCTCCTGGGAGGGGGAGACGCTCGCCGGACGCGTCGCGCTCGAAAAGGAAGCTGAGTACGAGGTCTGTAGCGACGCGATCTCCTATCCCGCAACGCTGGTTCGCCTCGAGACCGGCGGTCGAAGCGTCGAGGAGACGGACCTCGAGATCGTGGAAAACTGATCGATCGACCGCTACGAGGGGGGTCGTCGTCGGGCCCGCCACTTTGAGCGCGGTTTCTCTTCATCGACTATTAAGGTACGGGGGAGCTAACGGGCCGGTATGACCTCGGGGTTGCTCCAATCGCAAACCGCGGACCGAGTCGTGACCACCGCCCGGACTGCCGTGGGGGACAGTCTTCGCTCGGTTACTTACTTCACGCGCGACGACTACGAACAGCTGTATCTCCGGGACGACCTTGAACGCGACGCCGACCTCTCGACGTTCATCGGCCACGAGTGGCGCGGCTTCAAGGTCGCACAGAGCGCCTACGAGGGGTCGGAACTCGGCGAGTACCGGT
This DNA window, taken from Natronococcus sp. CG52, encodes the following:
- a CDS encoding DNA double-strand break repair nuclease NurA; the protein is MTLDPVHFNGIAQLAGRIDHGADERDHRAFAETVWNEFLDPLVQDGRTILEPVGDRARRVVDCEDVALCERPFPTEHGLDAGTINPTTFKNGLVIDIAQAAMSATPSDLDLHRSRTVVATVHSNDETMTVDETWGTFDDDYSRSRVVKVPPLPQFAEGIVHALALYFAESTHARDHAGDVEDLLVLDGPLYPRGLLRWADQHPDLADFLIEDPRPATVLENYVRLVEEFVDRDVPLVGFVKNPATRVITRAVKAKGGDAPWTDDSALFTRLLEQGKYVDDVEGDRWERDTSSLTYTNWFRSRGGVDRPLSAEGDALGVDRERPLEEYEVTFFVIYDPRDDLIYRVEAPYAFTRDTETRERLTMQLLQNVAVAHGPPTIIEKADELARISSSEKRSLRETLETRFETSRDRNYDDHRWGEDLD
- the gpmI gene encoding 2,3-bisphosphoglycerate-independent phosphoglycerate mutase, encoding MEAALIVLDGWGLGDDTGRDAVKAADTPVFDRLSDAGASGRLEVAGRRVGLPDGQMGNSEVGHLNIGAGRVVYQEYTRVSDSVADGSFRENAAIDGAFETARENDGRVHFLGLVSDGGVHSDHEHLHALIELAGDRDVEAVTHAITDGRDTSPTGGREYLAELEDVVDEHGTGDVATVSGRYYAMDRDQNWERTKRAYDAIVNREAKYEAASAVEAIENSYDRGETDEFVEPTLVSGGSALEDGDSETPEASRAAGVEDSGDSAEQSSAGSHLALRDGDSVVWFNFRSDRARQLTRMLADVRSEDWANELETSPPNAEVVMLTQYDKTFGLPVAYPPNQPENVLGEVLADAGRTQLRIAESEKYAHVTYFLNGGREVEFDGEVRKIVESPDVPTYDQQPEMSAPEVTDTAIDTIESDDPDVLVLNYANPDMVGHTGDYEAAIEAVEAVDTQLGRLVDALEAAGAHVLITADHGNADDMGTEEDPHTAHTYNEVPFVYVAPDGTSGHRSVRDGGTLADIAPTILELIDLDQPPEMTGELLLE
- a CDS encoding D-2-hydroxyacid dehydrogenase; protein product: MADHELLIPHPYSSESKATLESELAGLDGASITVAETPAETRAGFETATVALTPRLPPEWRDRADRLEWAQATSAGYDHYDLAALEEADIVLTTAAGVHAQPIAEQVLGSMLTFERELLTARDQQDESVWRRTEGGELASKTVGIVGLGAIGGRVADLAAAVGSNVIGTKRDLSTVPEAVDDAYPADEVDEVLRRADYLVLACPLTDETRGLIDESALETMPQDAVLVNVARGGVADEAALTEGLQQGRIAGAALDVFEEEPLPASSPLWDLSNVLVTPHMAGSTPQYYERVAAIVRENYERFVAGDREEMTNRIV
- a CDS encoding bile acid:sodium symporter family protein, with protein sequence MSAVGTLERIGRFTSKYFVVWMLIASAAALYVPDVFTPIGEYIPPILGVIMLGMGLTLTPADFRRVLERPRDVLIGATVQWLAMPLAAYLLVIALSLPWEIGLGLLLVGAAPGGTASNVMTYLGRGDVALSVTITSVTTVAAPLVMPAWIILLAGESITVTFGALAREIVLIVLLPVVAGLVLRSLLDAHAPTAAKVGLSIFPAISVVAIVVIVAAIVALNVEEIWTVSAVVLLAVVAHNAIGLGAGYGVGVATGMPEDRSRACAFEVGMQNSGLAVALAVAFFEPIAALIPALFSVWHNVSGSALANYFTRREDDPSPDYERSVGAD
- a CDS encoding DUF7522 family protein encodes the protein MTSGLLQSQTADRVVTTARTAVGDSLRSVTYFTRDDYEQLYLRDDLERDADLSTFIGHEWRGFKVAQSAYEGSELGEYRYTIRVFENGFLIRITSEREGVFVTTDGLTIKDFEETATAISSVLEERNRS